The following is a genomic window from bacterium.
GCACAAAACTGCAACCATAGCTGCTGTACGATATCCCATGTTCTGTCCTCGCTTTGAAAAAAAAGGGCCTTAATCACTTCTTCACGCTTTTGACATAATCCATGAGTTTTTTCATGTTGCCGATGTACACGCCTGTCTCGATGCCCCGTACGATTGTTCCCGCTCGTCCATCGGCGCAGGGATCGCTGTAATTGGAAATACGCATATCGGTGATCCATGCTCCGCGCTTGTCGAGGGATTTGATCAGTGTTTCAATCGCGGCGGAATCCGCATCCGGCGCCGTTCTGTTATTCTTCCCCGACTGCTCAAACTCGGCGCGGGCATTTTCCGGTGTCAGCCCGCACACACGGTCGTATTCCTTTTGTATCGCTTTAACATCGATAGTGGCAATCTGGCCGTAATGGCAGATAAAATTCCCGAACTCATGATCCTGGTAATAATGGCCGTTCTCGATACCCGTCCCCGAACGGTGTGTATAGAGCGGTTTGTTCGTCCCCAGTTCGTAAACACGGGCGTGGGTATAGTTTTTCGAGGGATCGGTGTTGAGAATGGCGCTTTCGAGCCATTCGACCGCCGCGGGTATGGGATTGAGATATCTTCTGTCTCCGGTGATTTTATAGAAGGTCTCGAGCGCGTTGATATTATTCAGGGTCGAGGTTGACCAGACACCCTCCGGTTCGTATGTCCGCGCATAGGTGGGTTTCATGTCATGCGAATGCTGGGAACTCCATCCCGCCTGCGGTCTGGCATACTGTGAGACGATATAAAAATCCATGCCCCGACGGGCGGCTTCGTAGTACCGTTCATCGCCGAGCTGCTCATACGCATCGAGGAGAACCATGATGTTGTTGAACATGACCCCGTCATTGAAGGTGTAGAACGACGTATAGTCGGGCTTGCCGTTTTTGACATACTCGTACATCAGGGGATACCGCTGCGGCCAGGCGCCGTTGGGAAACTGGGCTTCGAGCACGAAATTGAGTGCCTTCAGAAGCGGCTCATAATATGCGGGATCGAGGGTGACGATATAAAGTTTCATCAAAAACCTGATGGAACTTGTCGTGGTGTCATCATCGAACGTACAGTTACCGTAGTAATGATAGTATTCCTCCCATCCCCAGCATTTTGAAGCCACCTCGTCATACCATTTCCGTATCCCCGGCATATCGAAGTCGATGAAATAGTGCCACCCGCCCTCAGGATGCTGTCCCCAGATCAGCGCATCGGCGACTTTTTTTGCATATTCGAGATAATCCCTGCCCCCGGTGACCGTATAGGCATCGATAAGCATTTCGCCGACGCCGTTCGTGGCGCCCTGAACCCATATCTGCGTTCTCCGTGCAGGAACCTCGCCCCACTGCTCGGAAAGGTCCTCTCTGTATTTCCAGACAAAACCGCCACGATACGAAACCGTTTTCATCATGAAATCGGTCGCTTTTTTCATCGTATCGAGGGCATTCGTTTCATTCGGAGCGGCATAAGAGTCCGCTGTAACCAGCATGGCTGCCTGTAACATACTGCAAAAAAACAGAACAAACCGCATCATGAAAGCCTCCGTGCGATATGAGATGAACACAGTGTCAATTCCGAATTGGAAAAACGCAATAGAGATAGTATAGTGTCCTGAAGTTTTTTGTCAATATAATCATGGAAGGATATCGCAGAACTGTTGGGAAAAACAGCAGAATACAGGTCGTTATTGACATGACCCGTAAAATATGTTATCTTTGAAAGCCTCAAAAAGCCGATGTAGCTCAGTTGGCCAGAGCGTCTCACTTGTAATGAGAGGGTCGGGGGTTCGAATCCCTCCATCGGCTCCATTGTCTGAACCGCTGATTACACTGATTGAATGATTGGGATGATTGGCTTATTCTGCCCGCATGAATTGTATAAATCCCTTCTGCCTTCTGCCTTGTGCCTATTTCTTTTACTTTCTTTTTCATCAAGATTCAATGAAAAAATGCCGATCTATGTGATAGATATCACAGCATATTGACATGGATATTTTTTTCTTGCTTAATAATTGAGTTTTATATATTTTATGATTGTTATTCACAATTCTGCATTATGTTATTCCCGGAGGACTGCTTATAGCCCAGCGTGATCGGTGTTTTTTTTGGTTCGATTTCCGCTTGAACAATATCTTGTTTACGATTACCCCGGGCTTGATGTTTATGTATAAGTATGTCCTTTTCTTTTTAGCTCTTACGGTCTTTCTGGCTGTTACTGTTTCGGCTGAATACTTTAACGGCACATGGCTTGAACGCAAGTCTGAATCCTATGTGAACGGCGAAGACTATGACATCAGGCCCGACGAGGAGCTTATCAGGTTCATGAAGGAATCGGCGCCGGAAGAAGCTGACCTCTCTCATTACACCATCGGTATCCGTCCCCCGGATAAATTCCCCAGGCCGCTTTCAACAGTCAAGGACAGCCTTGAAATAAACGAATCCCGTGTCATGCGCAAGACACAGATTCCCGGAATCCGGATCGAAAAATACTATTTTATTCCCCTTGAAAGTTTCAAAGCGGAGAGTATGGAAAATAAATTCGATACTCTCTGGCAGAAAAACGATAGCCGCATATCGAAATGGTCTTCCGAGGGAAGTACCAAAGGCACGAGTGTCAGCGATCTCAAGTTCGCCCTTCCGGTAGGGGGACGGTTTGAGAAGTTTGTCGGCGGCCAGACCCGTCTGGATATCAACGGCTCCCAGAAAATCACCTTTTCGGGGAGAAGCGAATGGACCGAAGGACAGATAGAGACATCGGCCTCGAAAAATTCATCGTTTCCCGCCCTTACCATGAAGCAGGAGCCCCGTTTCAGCATCCGCGGAAATGTCGGCGAACGTGTCACCGTCGATATACAGCAGGATGCTTCGAGCCAGTCGTTGTCAAATTTCGAGGAAAACATCAAGCTCAAGTATCAGGGCGAAAAAGACGAGATCATCCAGGCTGTCGATGCCGGCAATATATCGCTCAACCTCGAAGGAGCCACGTTTGCGGGCTACCGGGGTTCGCACAAGGGGCTGTTCGGTATCAGGACAGAGGGCAGAGTCGGCCCGCTGCGGTTTACCGCCATCGCCTCCCAGGAAAAGAGCGAGGCGAATGTCAAGACCTTTCGCGGTTCCGCTGAGGAAAAATCCACCCAGATAAAG
Proteins encoded in this region:
- a CDS encoding pectate lyase; translation: MMRFVLFFCSMLQAAMLVTADSYAAPNETNALDTMKKATDFMMKTVSYRGGFVWKYREDLSEQWGEVPARRTQIWVQGATNGVGEMLIDAYTVTGGRDYLEYAKKVADALIWGQHPEGGWHYFIDFDMPGIRKWYDEVASKCWGWEEYYHYYGNCTFDDDTTTSSIRFLMKLYIVTLDPAYYEPLLKALNFVLEAQFPNGAWPQRYPLMYEYVKNGKPDYTSFYTFNDGVMFNNIMVLLDAYEQLGDERYYEAARRGMDFYIVSQYARPQAGWSSQHSHDMKPTYARTYEPEGVWSTSTLNNINALETFYKITGDRRYLNPIPAAVEWLESAILNTDPSKNYTHARVYELGTNKPLYTHRSGTGIENGHYYQDHEFGNFICHYGQIATIDVKAIQKEYDRVCGLTPENARAEFEQSGKNNRTAPDADSAAIETLIKSLDKRGAWITDMRISNYSDPCADGRAGTIVRGIETGVYIGNMKKLMDYVKSVKK